One Streptomyces sp. L2 genomic window carries:
- a CDS encoding COX15/CtaA family protein: MVGVPKLTPADAVAAVRNPLAFIADRWTPGPRTVQRAALAALVMAVVIVVTGGAVRLTGSGLGCPTWPECTTGSLTPTNALTYHSAIEFGNRMLTYVLCAAVGWAIIAARSEKPYRRALTRLGWAQFWLVMGNAVLGGIVVLVGLNPYTVAAHFLLASALIVVAVVMWQRTREGDAPPRPLVGKAVQQLVWFLVTASLLLIAVGTVVTGAGPHAGDSSEVKRIPIDWETVAKLHAVLAWIVVTLTFALWFVLKAVDAPKGPLSRTRDLFVVLLCQGVIGYVQYFTHLPELLVGLHMLGSCLVWIYVVRVLLALRERPDDGAPALPGPSAEVTVGTRA, translated from the coding sequence ATGGTGGGCGTGCCAAAGCTGACCCCCGCCGACGCCGTAGCGGCCGTGCGCAACCCGCTCGCCTTCATCGCAGACCGCTGGACCCCCGGGCCCCGGACGGTCCAGCGCGCGGCGCTCGCCGCCCTCGTCATGGCGGTCGTCATCGTCGTCACCGGCGGTGCCGTACGGCTGACCGGTTCGGGCCTCGGCTGCCCGACCTGGCCCGAGTGCACCACCGGTTCGCTGACGCCGACGAACGCGCTCACGTACCACAGCGCCATCGAGTTCGGTAACCGCATGCTGACGTACGTGCTGTGCGCCGCCGTCGGCTGGGCGATCATCGCCGCGCGGTCCGAGAAGCCGTACCGGCGCGCTCTGACCCGGCTGGGCTGGGCGCAGTTCTGGCTGGTGATGGGCAACGCGGTCCTCGGCGGCATCGTGGTGCTCGTGGGCCTCAACCCGTACACCGTCGCGGCCCACTTCCTGCTGGCGTCGGCGCTGATCGTGGTCGCCGTGGTGATGTGGCAGCGCACCCGCGAGGGTGACGCGCCGCCCCGCCCGCTGGTCGGCAAGGCGGTGCAGCAGCTGGTGTGGTTCCTCGTGACCGCGTCCCTGCTGCTGATCGCCGTCGGCACGGTCGTGACCGGGGCCGGCCCGCACGCGGGTGACTCCAGCGAGGTCAAGCGCATCCCGATCGACTGGGAGACGGTGGCCAAGCTGCACGCCGTGCTCGCGTGGATCGTCGTCACGCTCACCTTCGCCCTGTGGTTCGTCCTGAAGGCCGTGGACGCGCCGAAGGGGCCGCTGTCGCGGACCCGGGACCTGTTCGTCGTCCTGCTCTGCCAGGGCGTCATCGGCTACGTCCAGTACTTCACGCACCTGCCCGAACTGCTGGTCGGCCTGCACATGCTCGGCTCCTGCCTGGTGTGGATCTACGTCGTACGCGTGCTGCTGGCGCTGCGGGAGCGCCCGGACGACGGGGCGCCGGCCCTGCCGGGTCCGTCGGCCGAGGTGACGGTCGGCACGCGCGCGTAG
- a CDS encoding ABC transporter permease, with product MTTVPGTYTPKPGAAPLTRMIGAQAALETKMLLRNGEQLLLTVVIPTLLLVLFSSVDIVDTGAGKSVDFLAPGILALAVMSTAFTGQAIATGFERRYGVLKRLASSPLPRWGLMTAKTASVLVTEVLQVIMLVVIAYALGWSPHGNPFAVLLLMVLGTAAFSGLGLLMAGTLKAEATLAAANLVFLLLLVGGGVIVPLEKFGSAGQHVLGLLPISALSDGLRDVLQHGAGMPWGDLGILAVWAVVALAAAGKFFRWE from the coding sequence ATGACCACCGTGCCGGGTACGTACACCCCGAAGCCGGGCGCGGCGCCCCTGACCCGCATGATCGGGGCGCAGGCGGCGCTGGAGACGAAGATGCTGCTGCGCAACGGCGAGCAGCTGCTGCTGACCGTCGTGATCCCGACGCTGCTGCTGGTGCTGTTCAGCTCCGTCGACATCGTCGACACCGGCGCCGGCAAGTCCGTCGACTTCCTGGCACCCGGCATCCTGGCCCTCGCCGTGATGTCGACGGCGTTCACCGGCCAGGCCATCGCGACCGGCTTCGAGCGGCGCTACGGCGTGCTGAAGCGGCTCGCCTCCTCCCCGCTGCCCCGCTGGGGCCTGATGACCGCGAAGACGGCGTCCGTGCTGGTCACCGAGGTGCTCCAGGTGATCATGCTGGTGGTGATCGCGTACGCCCTGGGCTGGTCGCCGCACGGCAACCCGTTCGCCGTACTGCTGCTGATGGTCCTCGGCACGGCCGCCTTCTCGGGCCTCGGCCTGCTGATGGCCGGCACGCTGAAGGCGGAGGCGACGCTGGCCGCCGCCAACCTGGTCTTCCTGCTGCTGCTCGTCGGCGGCGGCGTCATCGTCCCGCTGGAGAAGTTCGGCTCGGCCGGACAGCACGTACTCGGGCTGCTGCCGATCTCGGCGCTGTCGGACGGCCTGCGGGACGTGCTCCAGCACGGGGCCGGGATGCCCTGGGGCGACCTGGGGATCCTCGCCGTCTGGGCGGTCGTGGCCCTGGCCGCGGCCGGGAAGTTCTTCCGCTGGGAGTGA
- a CDS encoding ABC transporter ATP-binding protein yields MRSEPVVQVQALVKRYGTKTAVDGLDLVAEPGVTAVLGPNGAGKTTTVETCGGYRRPDAGTVRVLGLDPVRQSAELRPRIGVMLQSGGVYSGARADEMLRHVAKLHAHPLDVDALIERLGLDSCGRTGYRRLSGGQQQRLALAMAVVGRPELVFLDEPTAGLDPQARRATWDLVRDLRADGVSVILTTHHMDEAEQLADDVAIIDGGRVIAQGSPEELCKGGAENTLRFTGRPGLDVASLLKALPADCTAAELTPGAYRVVGKVDPQLLATVTSWCAQHGVMPDRISVERHTLEDVFLELTGKELRS; encoded by the coding sequence ATGCGAAGTGAGCCCGTGGTCCAGGTCCAGGCCCTGGTGAAGCGGTACGGCACGAAGACCGCCGTGGACGGCCTCGACCTGGTCGCCGAGCCGGGCGTGACCGCCGTACTCGGTCCCAACGGGGCGGGGAAGACGACCACGGTCGAGACCTGCGGGGGGTACCGGAGGCCGGATGCCGGCACGGTGCGCGTCCTGGGCCTCGACCCGGTCCGGCAGTCCGCCGAGCTGCGTCCCCGTATCGGGGTGATGCTCCAGTCGGGAGGGGTGTACTCCGGCGCGAGAGCCGACGAGATGCTGCGGCACGTGGCCAAGCTGCACGCGCACCCGCTCGACGTGGACGCCCTGATCGAACGGCTCGGACTCGACTCCTGCGGCCGGACCGGCTACCGGCGGCTGTCCGGCGGCCAGCAGCAGCGCCTCGCCCTCGCCATGGCCGTGGTGGGCCGTCCCGAGCTGGTCTTCCTCGACGAGCCGACCGCCGGCCTCGACCCGCAGGCCCGCCGGGCCACCTGGGACCTGGTCCGGGACCTGCGCGCCGACGGCGTCTCCGTGATCCTCACCACGCACCACATGGACGAGGCCGAGCAGCTCGCCGACGACGTGGCGATCATCGACGGCGGCCGGGTCATCGCCCAGGGCTCGCCCGAGGAGCTGTGCAAGGGCGGCGCAGAGAACACCCTGCGCTTCACCGGCCGCCCCGGCCTCGACGTGGCCTCCCTGCTGAAGGCGCTCCCCGCCGACTGCACGGCCGCCGAGCTGACGCCGGGCGCCTACCGGGTCGTCGGCAAGGTCGACCCGCAACTGCTGGCGACCGTGACCTCGTGGTGCGCCCAGCACGGGGTGATGCCCGACCGGATCTCGGTCGAACGCCACACCCTGGAGGACGTCTTCCTGGAGCTGACCGGCAAGGAGCTGCGCTCATGA